CGCTGACGATGGGTCCCGCGCTGATCTCGATCGTGACGCGATTCGGCAAGGTGCTGGAGCCCAAGGGCACTGCGCGGGCGCGTGGTTGGCGCAAGCTCGGCACCGCCACGGTGCGCTGGCCCGGCGCCATCCTGGTCGGTGCGATGGTCCTGTGCCTGGTCGGCTTGCTGACCCTGCCCGGCTACCACACCACCTACAACGACCGGATCTATCTGCCCGACACCGTGCCCGCCAACGTCGGCTACGCCGCCGCGGACCGGCACTTCTCGGACGCCAAGATGAATCCCGATCTGGTGATGGTCGAGGCCGACCACGATCTGCGTAATCCGGCGGACTTCCTGGTGATCGACAAGATCGCCAAGGCGTTGATCAAGGTGCACGGTATCGCCTCGGTCACCACCATCACCCGGCCCGACGGCAAGCCGATCAAGCATTCGACGCTGGCCTACACCGTGTCCCAGAGCGGAAACGGCCAGATCATGAACAACGACTTCCAGCAGACGGTACTGGACAACACGTTGCAGCAGGCCAACGACCTGCAGGTGAGCATCGACTCGATGGAAACCATGTACAACGTCACGCTGCAACTCGCCGAGGTGACCCGGCGGATGGCGGACAAGATGTCCGACACCTCGGACAATCTCAACGAGGTGCGTGATCACCTGGCGGACTTCGATGATCAGTTCCGGCCGCTGCGCAACTACTTCTACTGGGAACCGCACTGCTTCGACATCCCGCTGTGCTGGTCGATGCGGTCGGTGTTCGACAGCCTGGACGGCATCAGCACCATGAGTGACGATTTCACCGAAATCGTCCCCGATCTGCAGGAGATGGCTCGGCTCACGCCACAGATGGCTGCGGTACTGCCGGCACAGATCCAGACGCTGAAGAACCAGAAGCAGATCATGCTGAACCAGTACCAGGCGCAGCGTATGCAGCAGGACCAGAACATGGCCAACCTGGACGACAACACCGCGATGGGGGAGGCCTTCGACGCCGCCCGCAACGACGACACGTTCTACCTGCCGCCCGAGGCTTTCCAGACCGCGGACTTCCAGCGCGGTATGAAGCTGATGATGTCGCCGGACGGAAAGGCCGTGCGTTTCACGGTCTTCCATCAGGGTGATCCGCTGACCGAGGACGGTACCGAGCGCATCGATCCGATGCGGGTCGCCGTGGCCGACGCCATCAAGGGCACCCCGCTGGAAGGGTCCACGGTCTATGTCGGTGGCAGCGCCGCAATGTACAAGGACATGCAGCAGGGTGCCGACTACGACCTGCTGATCGCCGCGGTCGCCTCGCTGATCCTGATCTTCTTGATCATGGTGATCCTGACCCGGGCCGTGGCGGCGGCAGCCGTCATCGTCGGCACCGTCGTGCTCAGTCTCGGTTCGGCGTTCGGCCTCTCGGTCCTGGTGTGGCAGCACATCGTCGGAATCCCGTTGGGCTGGATGGTGCTACCGATGTCGGTGATCGTGCTGCTGGCTGTCGGTGCGGACTACAATCTGCTCCTTGTCTCGCGCATGAAGGAAGAGGTGCACGCCGGCATCCACACGGGGATCATCCGATCCATGGCCGGTACGGGCTCGGTGGTCACCGCGGCCGGCTTCGTGTTCGCCTTCACCATGATCGGCATGCTGGTCTCCGACATGATCGTGATCGGCCAGGTGGGCAGCACCATCGGCTTGGGTCTGCTCTTCGACACCCTGATCGTGCGGTCGTTGATGACACCGTCGATCGCGGCGCTGATGGGCCGGTGGTTCTGGTGGCCACTGCAGGTGCGGCCACGCCCGAAGCCGCAGCCGTGGCCGAAACCGTTGCAGCGCAGTCCGGAAGAGGTGCTCTCATGAGACGATTTGTGATCGCGGCGGCCGCGGCGTTGACGATGGTGTTGCCGATCGGAACCGCCACCGCGGTCGCCGATCGGGACACCGACTTCGCCAACGAACTGCACGGCTTCGGGATCTACGGCCAGCGAGACTTCAACGCCTGGATGGCCAAGATCACCTGTAAGCGAATCGACACCGGAGTCGACGCCACCGCAACGGATTCCGCGCATTTCCTGGCGCAGAACCTGGCGCGGACGAACAGCACCGCGCAGGTCTATCAGTTCCTCGGGACCGCACTGCGCATGTACTGCCCGGTGCACCTGGACAAGTTGACGGTCAATCAGGAGCAGCCATGAACGCCCACACCCACAACCGGCCCGTCCGAACCACACTCATGCTGGCCGTCGCCGCGTTGTCGGCGGCGGTGCTCGGCTCGCCGTCGGCGCAGGCCGATGCCACCGACGAGTACCCCATCCCCAGCAAGCAGATCGAAACCCAGTGTGACGCCGAGCAGTATCTGGCCGCGGCACGCGACACCAGCCCGATCTACTTCGAGCGGTACATGTTGGACAAGAGCAACCGGCCCCTCGATGTGCAGCAGATGGCCGTCGACCGCATCCATTGGTTCTATTCACTCGATGCCGCGGGACGCCGCCAGTACTCCGAGGACACCGCCACCAACATCTACTACGAGCAGGTGGCCACCCGCTGGGGCAACTGGGCCAAGGTGTTCTTCAACAACAAGGGCGTGGTGGCCAAGGCCGCCGCGGTGTGCATGAACTACCCGCGCGGTGACATGTCCGTGTGGGCCTGGCCCGTCGCCCGTTGACCCGATGATTTCGGCGCGCTCGCGCTCGCGCAGCGATCGTCAGCGCGCCGAAATCACTGGGTAGGGGAGTGTGCGAGCCCGCGGAACAGCGCCACACACATCTCGGCGGCCACCGCGGCCAACTCCGCGGGCGCCAGTTGCGGATCGGACAACCAGTCCTCGATCAGCTGGTTGACCCCGCCGACGATGAAGAGCGCGCCGCGGCGCAACTCGGCCGGTCCGGGCACCTCGCCGTCGAGGACGTCGGGCGCCCGCAGGGTCACCTCGTCGGTGATGAGATCCAGGATCTTGCCGCGGTGTTCGGTCAGGCCGGGCACGGTGCTGACGTCCCCGGTGGAGATCCGATGCACGTGCGGGTCGGCGGCAATGATCTCCAGGAACGCCGTCAAGGCCGAGCGCAGTTTGTCGGCCAGCGTGCCGGGATCGCCCACACCCGCCGCGACCATCGCGGCCAACAGTTGATCGCGCACATCATCGGCCACCGCGAAGATCAATGCCTCGCGGTTGTCGAACTGCTCATAGAAGTACCGGGTGATCAGCCCGGCCTGGGCGCACACGCCGCGGACGGTGACTTCCGCCACCCCGGATTCGCCCCAGAGTTGGCGGCCCGCGGCGAGCAGGCGGCGTCTGCGATCGGCGCGACGGTCGGTTGCGCTGATCCCGCCGTAATCCCGCTCCACCTTCGCGCGGTTCATTGACAGCACCCTACCCGCGCCCTAAATTCGGACGACGCATGTAATCCAAAGTGTGTAGAACGGAGCCGAGATGAGCGTGCCGACGCGACACCCGCACCGTCCGGGTGCGGTACCTGGCGCTATCCGACTGCTTGCCGGCCTCCTCGGACTCGACCAACCCGATCACGACCAGTGGCGCAGGCTGGGTGAGCGGCTGACCGTCGGTGACGAGGCCGCCGACCGACTGGTCGAGTGGATGCTGCAAGCCGGTATGGCGGAAACGCGGCCGCTGTTCGAGCGCGCGCTGGCCCAGGGGATCGCCGGGGTCCCGGACGCGCCGGCGCCGCTGCGCGAGTTCTTCGACATTGTGGAGACGGTGCCCGATTGGGTCGACTGGAAGCTGATCCGGCGCGGCGAACGGGCCATGCGCCGCGGCGGTGCCGACGGCATGTATATCGCGCGTGATGTCTCACTGCTGGGTGGATACCAGTTCTCCGGGTTCAACAAGACCCTGGTGCGCACGGGCGCCCTTGAGAAGGGGTCGAACAAGCGATTCGCCGAGACGATGCAGTGGGCGATGGACGTCATCTCCGAAAACGGTATGGACCCCGGCGGTGTCGGCTACCGATCGACCCTGCGGGTTCGTCTGATCCATGCGATGGTGCGGCGCCACGTGGCGGCCATGCCCGACTGGCGCGGCGCGGAATGGGGTCTGCCCATCAACCAGACCGATATGGCGGCGACATTGGTCGGCGCCCTGATCGCGCCCTCTGCGGGCGGAATCGGTATGGGCCTGCTGTTGTCCCCGGGCGACTATGCCGGCATCGCACACCTGACCCGCTACGTCGGATGGCTCATCGGGGTCGACGACGAATGGTTGCCGTGCGATTACCGCGATGGCATCCGGGTGCTGTTCCACACGTTGACGGCGCTGGCGCAACCCGACGAGTCCACCAGGGCGCTGGCGGTGCCGATGGCCCAGGATCCGATGGGGTGGCACTACGAGAATCTCAGCGGTATCCGCCGTAGGGTGGCCCGGGCGCAGCACCTGTCGGTGACGAGCGCCTTCCTGGGACCGCGGGCCATGCGCGCGCTGGGCCTGCCGGCCCATGTGCTGCCGTGGTACCCGGCGTTGCGTCTACCGGTCAATATGCTGCGCAGCCTGCGGGTGCTGGTGCGGCCCGCGCTGGCCGATGCCGATGCCGCCCGGGGTGATCGAGAGCAGAAGGCGTTACTTCACACGATGATCGGCGATGCCCAGGCTCGGATCGGCGATTCCGCCGCGCACGTGGTGCAGGTCGCCTGAATCCGAGCCTTTACTGACGCGGGCGAATATTCGCCGAAGCGCTGGTGAGGGTGCGTGAGCAGGTGGTACCGAAAAGTACCGGTTGCGGGCGGTGGCGAGGCCGCCGGTGCCATGGGCGGCATGTAGCGTTGTGACCGATATAAGGGTAGGTTAACCTACGCTTGAACGCAGATCCGTAGGTCTGCGGGGAGTCGAACTCAATAAGTGATGGAGGGACTTGTGTTCCGAACCATGTTGGGGGGCAAGGTGCATCGCGCCACTGTCACCCAAGCTGACCTGCACTACGTCGGTTCGATCACCATCGACCAGGATCTCATGCGGGCGGCGGACATCCTGGACGGCGAGCAGGTCGACGTCGTCGATATCACCAACGGAGCGCGCCTGACCACCTATGCGATAACCGGCGCGGCCGGCTCGGGCGTCATCGGAATCAACGGTGCCGCAGCACATCTGGTGCACCCGGGTGATCTCGTGATCATTCTCACCTACCGCACGGTCGAGGAAAGCGAGCTCGGCGAACACATTCCGCGGGTTGTCCACGTCGACGGCGACAACCGGATCGTCGCGCTGGGCAGCGATCCGTCCGAGCCGGTGCCCGGGGCTGTCGACCAGCTCACGGGAGCCTGATGTCCAGCACCGCCGTGAACGGCACCAGCGCCAACGGTGGCCGGCGGGTTCTCGATGTCGTCGGCGTGGGCTTCGGCCCGTCCAACCTGGGCCTGGCCATCGCGATCGAGGAGTTCAACGAACAACGGCCCGCAGCCGGGCGGATCACTGCCGAGTTCGTCGAGGCGAAGCCCCGATTCGGTTGGCACACCGGGATGCTCATCCCCGGCACTACCATGCAGATCTCCTTCCTCAAGGATCTCGCCAGTCAACGCAACGTGCAGAGCCGATACACGTTCCTGAGCTATGTGACCGATCGCGGGCGTCTCAACGACTTCATCAACCACCAGACCTTCTTCCCGACGCGCTTGGAGTTCCACGATTATCTGGAGTGGGCCGCCGAACGGGTGGCGGCAACGGTGCGCTACGGCACCAGGGCGCTCGCCGTGCGCGATGAGGGACACTGTCTGGCAATCGATGTCGAGCATGTCGAGACGTCGCGTCGGGAAACCCTGCTGGCCAGGACGGTCGTGCTGGCGGGCGGCCTGAAGCCGCATCTGCCGCGCGGTGTCACCGAAACCGCGCGCCAGTTCCACAACCACGAATTGCTGACCAAGATCAAGGATGTCCCGTCGACCGCCCACGATCGATTCGTCGTGGTGGGTGCGGGTCAGAGCGCCGCGGAAGTCACCGACTACCTGCACTCCACGTATCCCGACGCGGAGGTTCACGGGGTCTTCGCCAAGTACGGATACAGTCCGGCCGACGACAGTCCCTACGCCAACCGGATCTTCGATCCCGCCGCGGTGGACGACTTCTACGCCGCGGAAACATCTGTGCGGCAACGCCTGATCGACTATCACCGGTCGACCAACTACTCCTGCGTGGATCTGCCTCTGATCGAGGACCTGTACACCAAGGAGTATGCCGAGCGCGTCGCCGGTCGTCGACGACTGTTCTTCCGCGGCGCGTCGGAGGTGCGACAAGCCGTCGAAAGTGACAGCGGTGTGCAGGTGACGATCGAGCATCTGCCGACCCGCTCGGTCGATGTGTTGGACTGCGATGCCGTGGTCTACGCCACCGGCTTCATCCCGATGCCGCTTCCCGACATGCTCGGTGAGCTGTACGATCTCGCGCGATTCGGGCCCGATCGACCCGAGCTGACCCGCGATTACCGACTCGAGGTCAGCAGGCAGATATCCGGCGCCATCTACCTGCAGGGCGGTACCGAACATACGCACGGCCTCAGTTCGTCGCTGCTGTCCAACATCGCGGTACGCAGCGGTGAGATCGTGAGCTCCATCGCCGAGCATGTCGGACTGGCCGAGCGGACCCCCGAACTGGCGGTCGGCCACTGAGGTGACCTGCGCGGATCGGTCAGATATATGGGTTGCGTTGCTGCTGTGCAGCTTTGCTAGTGTCGGGACGTTCGACCGGGCACGCGGCAGGCGCTCCGGAAACGATGCAGGCGCATAGGAGTTTCATTGTCGGGCAATCCGTTGGACGACTCGAGCTCCGATGTCACCCCCGGAGACGGTGGCGGGCGGACCCGGACCGGGGCCGCCATCCTGTGGCGCACCGTCACCCGTAACGCGCGCAGGCTGACCAGCGGGTCATTGCTGATCTGCGGCCATCAGCTCTGCGAGGCAATGGTTCCGGTACTCATCGGTGTGCTCGTCGATCGCGCCGTCAAACCCGGCGACGCCACGCAGTTGGTCATCTGGATCGGTGTCCTGGCGGCGCTGTTCGCCGTGCTGACCTCGTGCTACCGCTTCGGTGCTCGACACCTGATGCGCGCGATCGCCACTGAGGGACACCAGCTGCGCATCGACCTGGCGGCCAGGATCCTGGACCCACGGCGCCTGCGGACCTCGCAGCGCTCCGGTGAACTCCTGTCGATCGCCAGCACCGACGCCGACAACGTGTCCTACCTGCTGGACTACATCCCGCGGATCGCCGGTGCCATCACCGCCATCGTGGTGTGTGCCACGGTGCTGCTGACCATCGACGTGCCGCTCGGTCTCGCGGTGTTGATCGGCACACCGGTGATCCTGTTCGCGTTGCAGTTCGGCGGACCGGTGATCACCCGGCGAGTCGCCGAACAACAGGAGGCCGCCGGTGAGGCCACCGCGATGTCGGCCGATCTGGTTGCCGGTCTGCGGCCGCTGCGCGGTATCGGTGCCGAACACGCCGCTGCCGCGCGCTACCGCACCGTCAGCCGGGATGCCCTGCGCGCCAGCATCAGAGCGGCGCGCGCCCAGGGTGTGTATCTCGGCTTCTCCAGCGTGCTGAGCTCACTGTTGGCGGTCGGGATCGCGGTGCTGGCCGGCTGGCTGGCGCTGCGGGGGAGCATCACCGTCGGACAGCTCATCACCGTGATCGGACTCGCCCAATTCCTGCTCGAACCATTCGGCACGATGGCCGAGGCCCCGAGCTGGATCGCCGAGGCGCGCGCCTCGGCTGAACGTGTCGGCTGGATCGAGGACGCCACGTTCGCATTGACACCCGGTGCAACGACCCTCGATGGAGCTGCACCGCACGGCATCGCGCTCGACCGGGTCGGGTACGGCGGGCTCAGGGATATCAGCTTGACGGTGGCACCGGGACAGTTCGTCGGGGTGGTCACGACCAGGTCGAGTGACGCGGAGGCTCTGGTCGGCGTGCTGTCCGGCCGTGTCGCACGCGAGGAGTACACCGGCCAGATCCGGGTCGCTGGTGTGCCTCTGGAAGATCTCGGTCTCGACGAGGCGCGCCGCGCCCTGCTGGTCGAACCACACCGGACCGACCTGTTCACCGGTTCGGTGCGCAGTAATCTCGGTGCTGGGCGAGATCCGGATGTCCTCGCCGGTGCGCTGCACGCGTCGAATGCGGTGGATGTCATCGATGCCCACCCCGACGGCCTCGACCACATCGTGACCGAACGCGGCTCCAGTCTTTCGGGTGGTCAGCGCCAGCGGCTGACGCTGGCGCGCGCCTTGCTGCGGGCAGCGCCGGTGCTCGTGCTACATGAACCCACGACGGCGGTGGACGCGGTCACCGAAGATGCGGTGGCACAAGGGATCGCGGGCCTGCGCCACGGACCGGACGCAGAAGGCTTCGCCACCGTCATCGTGACGTGCAGTCCGGCCCTGTTGGCGGTGTCCGACCGCGTCGTGCTCGTCGACGACGGCCGGGTGACGCTCGAGGGCACCCACGAGGATCTGATGCTTCGTCCGGAGTATCGATCGGCGGTGTTGCGATGAGCGCCGATATTCTGCCCGTCGCAAGCGGTCGCGCGACGTGGCGATGGTTGCGCCACGAACTCCGCGGTCGCCCAGGGGTACTCGTGGGCACGGTGTTGGTCGGAATCCTCGCCGCGGGGGCCGCGGTCTTGCCGGTGTACGTGCTCGGCGCTCTCGTCGACCGGATCATCGACGGTTCACCGTCCTCGGTCATCGTGACCATCGCGGCCGCGCTGGTCGCCGCGGCACTGGTGGGCGGCGCGGCCACGGGTGCGTCGAATTATCTGATCGCCCGGCTCGGTTCGGTGATGCTGGCCGATCTGCGTGAGGCGGGTGTGGACCGCGCCCTCGCCCTGCCGACGACCACGGTGGAGCGGGTAGGACGCGGAGATCTGCTGTCGCGGGTCAGCACCGACGTCGCGACCATCGCCAAGGCCGTCAACGAGGTCATCCCGACGATGTTCTCGGCGCTGATGCTGACGGCGTTGACGCTGGCGTCGATGCTCGGCGTGGATTGGCGACTGGCCATCGCCGGCGCCGTCTCGATTCCGTTCTACCTGTTGGCATTGCGGTGGTATCTGCCGCGGTCGGCGCCGCGGTACGCCGAGGAACGGCGCGTCATCGCAGAGCGGTCGCAGGTGCTGATGGAAAGCATGCTGGGCGCGCCCACCGTGCACGCCTACCATTCGCACGCGTCTCACCAGCGTGATATCGAGGATGCCTCGGCGCGGGTGCGGGACATCTCCATCGGGGTGTTCACGTTCTTCACCCGGTTCGTCGGGCGGGTCAACGGCTCCGAATTCATCGGACTTTCCGTCATTTTGGTGACCGGCTTCTGGTTGGTCTCCGACGGCGCCGTCACCGTCGGCCAGACCACCGCCGCGGCGCTGTTGTTCCATCGACTCTTCAACCCGATCAGCATGCTGCTGTTCACCGCCGACGAGGCGCAGTCCGCCGGTGCCAGTCTGGCCAGGCTGGTCGGTCTGGTGAGCATTCCACAACCGCCTGCCGTCAGCGGGACCGAGGTGCCACCACGCGACACCTCGCTGGAGCTGACCAACCTCGAATTCAGCTATGACGGAGATCATCCCGTCCTGCGCGATGTCAGCATCCGGCTGGACCCCGGGCAACGGGTGGCACTTGTCGGTTCGACCGGTGCCGGCAAATCGACCGTGGCCGGTATTGCGGCCGGGGTCCTGCACCCGCAGCGCGGCCAGGTCCGGATCGGCGGTGTGTTGCTGGACGACATGACCGCCGAGCAGCGTCGTCGGCATGTCGCCATCATCAGCCAGGACGTCCACGTGTTCGCCGGGGCGCTCGCCGAGGATCTGCGGCTCGCCAAACCGGATGCCTCCGACGACGAGATCGCGGCGGCGCTGCACACCGTCGGAGCAGAACAATGGGTCGCCACACTCAGCGACGGTGTGCACACCATCGTGGGTGAGGGCGGCCACGAGCTCACCGCCGCCCAGGCCCAGCAGGTTGCCCTGGCGCGGTTGCTGTTGCTCGATCCGGCCGTGGCGATCCTCGACGAGGCGACCGCCGAGGCGGGCAGCCTCGGTGCGCGCGACCTGGAACGGGCCGCGGCCGCCGTCACCGCCGGGCGCACCACCCTCATCGTGGCGCACCGGTTGACCCAGGCGGCCACCGCCGACCGGATCATCGTGATGGCGCACGGCGCGATCATCGAGGAGGGCACGCACGACGAACTCGTGGCGGCACAGGGCAGTTACGCTCAGCTGTGGCGCGCCTGGACCGCCCACCACACGGCATCCGAGGGAAACTGAGCCGACCACGCCGGCACTGACCGGCGTGGTCTGCGCCATAGGCGTTCTCGTACGCTGACGGTACGAGGATGCGCGCCGAGATGGCGGGCCGGCGCCGGGAGGATGCGATGCGGATCGATTTCGCGCTGCGGTCGTGCGGTCTGCACGGGCACGCGACCTTCGCCCCCGACGAGCCCGAGTTGCGCGACCGGCTGCGGGTGGACACCCCGGTCGGGGAGGCGTGGCGCTGCCTGCGCTGCGAAACGTTCGTCGTGGGTCCGCCGCGCGGGCGCGGTCCCGCCGATACCGCCCCCGAGGTACCGCGCGGCCGGTTGCTGCGCGACCGCACCCTGATGCGGGTGCTGGCCGTCGAACGGGTCATCCGGGCGCTGATCGTCCTGCTGGGTGCGGTGGCGGTGTTCAAGCTGCGCGGCGCCCGCGCCGAGTACCAGCAGAAGTTCGAGGCCGAGTTGCCGTTGATCAAGCCGCTCAGCGATCAGATCGGTTGGAACATCGAGGACTCGAAGATCGTGCAGCACATCGGGGAGGCCTTCACGCTGTCGGAGACCACCCTGCTGTGGGTCGGCATCGGCCTGATCGGCTACGCCCTCATCGAACTGATCGAGGCCGTCGGGCTGTGGTCGATGAAACGGTGGGGCGAGTATTTCGCCGTCATTGCCACCAGTGCCTTCTTGCCTTTGGAGATCTACGAGCTGACCGAGAAGGTGACCGCACTCCGGGTGCTTGCGGTGCTGATCAACATCGTGGCAGTGGTGTGGTTGTTGTGGAGCAAGCGGCTGTTCGGACTCAACGGTGGCGGCGCGGCTTACCACGCCGAGCACCACACCGAGAGTCTGCTCAGCGTCGAGCGCGCCGGCCTGAACCGCGCCTGATCACACCGCCGCGCGGGCCTGATGGCGCACGGCCTCCTTGGCCACCTTGCCGTTGCTGGTCAACGGCAACCGGTCGACGAAGAGCACATGCCTTGGACGTTTGAACGCAGCGAGTCGGGCGCGCACATGGGTGATCAGCTCTTCGGCGCGCACCGGTGTCACCGCCACGACGACGGCGCAGATCGCCTCGCCCCAGTAGGGATCCGGGACGCCGACGACCGCGACCTGCCCCACGCACGGATGCAGTGACAGCACGTCCTCGACCTCTCGGGAGGAGACGTTCTCACCACCGGTGATGATGACGTCCTTGAGCCGGTCGGTGACCACCAGCCTGCCGTGCTCGTCGCGGATGCCGATATCACCGGTGGGCAACCAGCCGTCGACGGTAACCGGGCTGTCCGGCCAGTACCGTGCGGCCACCTGTGCCCCGCGGACCAGGATTTCACCGTTCGCCGCGATCCGGACCTCGACCTCGGCGTGTGGTCGGCCGGCACTGCGCAGGATTGCCGGGTCCGCGCTGCGATGGTCGTCCGGTCCCAGAAATGTGACGTTGCCGCCGGTTTCGGTCATGCCGTAGCCCTGGTGGAATCCCACTCCCAACGTGTCCACGGCGCGGCGCAGCAGATCGGCCGGGATGGCCGCCGAGCCATAGCTGATATCGCGCAGGGTCGGCAGAGTCTGCCCGGTCTGCTCGAGATGGGCCAACAGGCTGTGCAACATGGTCGGGGCCAACGAACACGACGTGACACCGTGCGCGTGCACCGTGGAAACGAAGGTATCGGGCCGAAAAGCCGCCACCGGCAGCACCGTCGAGGCGCGGGAATGGTGGACCAGCATGTTGTAGCCGGCGATGTGACACATCGGGAACGGCAGCAGATAGACCCCACCGGAGGGCACCGCCCGGCCCGCCGCCGTGCCGCGCACCGCTGTGGTGATCGACCGGTGGGTGTGCAGCACCCCCTTGGGAGTGCCGGTCGAACCGCTGGTGAACAGCAGCCAGGCCGGATCGTCGGGCGCTGGGGCATCGGCGCACACATCGGCGGGAAACCGTTTCCAGTCGACATCGCCGAAAGGTACCGAGGAATGGGGGAGCGCATCCAGGTAGCCGCGGTCACCGAGCACCAGGGTCGGCTCGGCCGAGCCGAGCGCGGTGAGCTGCTCTGCGGGGCTGAGGCGTTGGTTGATCATGGTGAGGATGCGGCCGCTACGCGGGACGGCGTAGTAGAGCCGGGCATAGTCGGGACTGTTGTCGGCGACGACCGCGATGCGATCCCCGGGCGCGCTGTGCGCGGCCACCCAGGATGCGAGCCGACGAACCTGAGAGTCGAACTGCGCGAAGCTGATCGATTCACCGTCGGCACCGATGACGGCGGCGCGGTCCGGAGCCTTCGCGGCCGCGGCCGACACCAGCTCGTGGATCAGATCTATGCTCATCGCCGGTGACGTTACGCGGTGCTCAATCGATATCGGGCAAGACCAGTGCGAGCATGGTGTCCAGCCGGTCGGCCATGTCGTGGTAGGTCATGACTCCGGCGCGTACCTGCAGCAGGGCGCCCCAGAACAACGTCTCCACGGTTTCGAGTACTTCCGGCCACGCTCCGACCCCGAGCGCGGCAGCGCTGCGGCGGTGCACCTCGGCGGCCACCCGTGCGCGCACCCCGGCGACCGCGTCGTCGTCCTCACACAGCAGTGCCCTGGCGCATGCCGCCGCGAGCAGCGGCTCATCGGCCATCACCAGTGTGATCGCACGCAGTTGATCGCCGACCCTGGCGCGCATCGGTGCGGTCGGGTCGATGACCAGGGCCAGATCGTGCAGGCGGGTCAGGTACAGCTCGGCGAAGACGGTATCGACGGTCGGGAAGTGGGCCGAGACGTCGGCCGGCGTGATCCGTGCCCGTGCGGCAAGCTCGGTCAGCGACAGTTCGGCACGGGCGTCCAGGATCGCCGTCGCGGCGCCGAACACCCGACGGTGGGTGCGCTTGCGCCGGGACGCCTGGTCCCACAGGTAGGTGACATCAGCCGCCGCTGCGCTGGACATGTGTCCAAGATAGAGCTGCGCCGAATGGATCGCAATGTGGAGCTTCGACAAGGGATTATCGGCGTCGACCATGCCCGGTGCGCACGGTCGGGTTCTCCTTGCGGGCGCCGGCCAGACAACTGTCCAGTGCTGGCGGGTTGGGCTCAGCCCTGCGCGGCCGCGGGTACGTCGCGGGGCCGCCTGCCGGGCCGCCCGAGCGCGAACCTATAGAGCGTCACTCCGGGCATCATGACCGGCCAGAGCCCGCCGAACACGGCGCTCACCACGACCAACGCGAGGTTGACCCGGTGTCCACTGAGTCGGATGATGCGCCAGAACCAGGCGCCACTCGCCACGCCCACCACCAGGTAGGCAGCAACGGTGAGCGCTGAGATCTCCATGACAAGATCAGCGTACCTATCGTCAAGCGGCGATGGCAGCAAAGATCTGAGAGAAGTTCTCAGGGGCGAGTGAGCTCTGCGTATCGCATGGTGTGGCTGTCGGCGGAACCGAACTCGTACTGCATGGCCGTCAACCGCTTGAAGTAATGGCCGATAGCCAACTCCTCGGTCATCCCCATCCCACCGTGTAGTTGCACCGCGTTCTGGCCGACAAACCGGGCCGCCCGGCCGACGGTCGCCTTCGCCGCCGATACCGCTCTCGCCCGC
The sequence above is drawn from the Mycolicibacterium neoaurum VKM Ac-1815D genome and encodes:
- a CDS encoding lysine N(6)-hydroxylase/L-ornithine N(5)-oxygenase family protein, whose translation is MSSTAVNGTSANGGRRVLDVVGVGFGPSNLGLAIAIEEFNEQRPAAGRITAEFVEAKPRFGWHTGMLIPGTTMQISFLKDLASQRNVQSRYTFLSYVTDRGRLNDFINHQTFFPTRLEFHDYLEWAAERVAATVRYGTRALAVRDEGHCLAIDVEHVETSRRETLLARTVVLAGGLKPHLPRGVTETARQFHNHELLTKIKDVPSTAHDRFVVVGAGQSAAEVTDYLHSTYPDAEVHGVFAKYGYSPADDSPYANRIFDPAAVDDFYAAETSVRQRLIDYHRSTNYSCVDLPLIEDLYTKEYAERVAGRRRLFFRGASEVRQAVESDSGVQVTIEHLPTRSVDVLDCDAVVYATGFIPMPLPDMLGELYDLARFGPDRPELTRDYRLEVSRQISGAIYLQGGTEHTHGLSSSLLSNIAVRSGEIVSSIAEHVGLAERTPELAVGH
- a CDS encoding ABC transporter ATP-binding protein, which gives rise to MSGNPLDDSSSDVTPGDGGGRTRTGAAILWRTVTRNARRLTSGSLLICGHQLCEAMVPVLIGVLVDRAVKPGDATQLVIWIGVLAALFAVLTSCYRFGARHLMRAIATEGHQLRIDLAARILDPRRLRTSQRSGELLSIASTDADNVSYLLDYIPRIAGAITAIVVCATVLLTIDVPLGLAVLIGTPVILFALQFGGPVITRRVAEQQEAAGEATAMSADLVAGLRPLRGIGAEHAAAARYRTVSRDALRASIRAARAQGVYLGFSSVLSSLLAVGIAVLAGWLALRGSITVGQLITVIGLAQFLLEPFGTMAEAPSWIAEARASAERVGWIEDATFALTPGATTLDGAAPHGIALDRVGYGGLRDISLTVAPGQFVGVVTTRSSDAEALVGVLSGRVAREEYTGQIRVAGVPLEDLGLDEARRALLVEPHRTDLFTGSVRSNLGAGRDPDVLAGALHASNAVDVIDAHPDGLDHIVTERGSSLSGGQRQRLTLARALLRAAPVLVLHEPTTAVDAVTEDAVAQGIAGLRHGPDAEGFATVIVTCSPALLAVSDRVVLVDDGRVTLEGTHEDLMLRPEYRSAVLR
- a CDS encoding ABC transporter ATP-binding protein, with translation MSADILPVASGRATWRWLRHELRGRPGVLVGTVLVGILAAGAAVLPVYVLGALVDRIIDGSPSSVIVTIAAALVAAALVGGAATGASNYLIARLGSVMLADLREAGVDRALALPTTTVERVGRGDLLSRVSTDVATIAKAVNEVIPTMFSALMLTALTLASMLGVDWRLAIAGAVSIPFYLLALRWYLPRSAPRYAEERRVIAERSQVLMESMLGAPTVHAYHSHASHQRDIEDASARVRDISIGVFTFFTRFVGRVNGSEFIGLSVILVTGFWLVSDGAVTVGQTTAAALLFHRLFNPISMLLFTADEAQSAGASLARLVGLVSIPQPPAVSGTEVPPRDTSLELTNLEFSYDGDHPVLRDVSIRLDPGQRVALVGSTGAGKSTVAGIAAGVLHPQRGQVRIGGVLLDDMTAEQRRRHVAIISQDVHVFAGALAEDLRLAKPDASDDEIAAALHTVGAEQWVATLSDGVHTIVGEGGHELTAAQAQQVALARLLLLDPAVAILDEATAEAGSLGARDLERAAAAVTAGRTTLIVAHRLTQAATADRIIVMAHGAIIEEGTHDELVAAQGSYAQLWRAWTAHHTASEGN
- a CDS encoding DUF2127 domain-containing protein, whose protein sequence is MRIDFALRSCGLHGHATFAPDEPELRDRLRVDTPVGEAWRCLRCETFVVGPPRGRGPADTAPEVPRGRLLRDRTLMRVLAVERVIRALIVLLGAVAVFKLRGARAEYQQKFEAELPLIKPLSDQIGWNIEDSKIVQHIGEAFTLSETTLLWVGIGLIGYALIELIEAVGLWSMKRWGEYFAVIATSAFLPLEIYELTEKVTALRVLAVLINIVAVVWLLWSKRLFGLNGGGAAYHAEHHTESLLSVERAGLNRA